In a genomic window of Cytobacillus sp. FSL H8-0458:
- the fusA gene encoding elongation factor G: MAREFSLENTRNIGIMAHIDAGKTTTTERVLYYTGRIHKIGETHEGASQMDWMEQEQERGITITSAATTAQWKGHRVNIIDTPGHVDFTVEVERSLRVLDGAVAVLDAQSGVEPQTETVWRQATTYGVPRVVFVNKMDKIGADFLYSLKTLHDRLQANAAAIQLPIGAEDQFEGIIDLIEMKATFYGNDLGTDIEDREIPAEYMDQAEEYREKLIEAVAELDEELMEKYLGGEEITNEELKAAIRKGTVNVEFYPVICGSAFKNKGVQKMLDAVIDYLPSPLDVPSIKGTTPDTEEEVTRPSSDDAPFSALAFKVMTDPYVGKLTFFRVYSGTLNSGSYVQNSTKGKRERVGRILQMHANSREEISVVHAGDIAAAVGLKDTTTGDTLCDEKNLVILESMEFPEPVISLSIEPKSKADQDKMTTALQKLQEEDPTFRAHTDQETGQVIIAGMGELHLDILVDRMRREFKVEANVGAPQVAYRETFRGSAQVEGKFARQSGGRGQFGHVWIEFSPNEEGKGFEFENGIVGGVVPREYIPAVQAGLEDSLDRGVLAGFPMVDIKARLFDGSYHDVDSSEMAFKIAASMALKNAASKCNPVILEPVMKVEVVIPEEYMGDIMGDVTSRRGRVEGMEARGNAQVVRAMVPLSEMFGYATSLRSNTQGRGTFSMHFDHYEEVPKSISEEIIKKNKGE; encoded by the coding sequence ATGGCTAGAGAGTTCTCCTTAGAAAATACTCGTAATATCGGTATCATGGCTCACATCGATGCCGGTAAAACAACAACTACTGAGCGTGTACTTTACTACACTGGCCGTATCCACAAAATCGGTGAAACGCACGAAGGTGCTTCACAGATGGACTGGATGGAGCAGGAGCAAGAGCGTGGAATCACAATCACTTCTGCTGCGACAACTGCACAGTGGAAAGGCCACCGCGTTAACATCATTGACACTCCTGGACACGTAGACTTCACAGTTGAAGTTGAACGTTCACTTCGTGTTCTTGATGGTGCGGTAGCTGTACTTGACGCACAGTCAGGTGTTGAGCCGCAAACTGAAACAGTTTGGCGTCAGGCTACTACTTACGGAGTACCACGTGTGGTATTTGTAAACAAAATGGATAAAATCGGTGCAGACTTCTTGTACTCATTGAAGACTCTTCATGATCGTCTTCAAGCGAATGCAGCTGCAATTCAATTACCGATTGGTGCTGAAGATCAATTCGAAGGCATCATCGACTTAATTGAAATGAAAGCTACATTCTACGGAAACGATTTGGGTACTGATATCGAAGACCGTGAAATTCCAGCTGAATACATGGATCAAGCAGAAGAATACCGTGAAAAGCTAATTGAAGCGGTAGCTGAACTTGATGAAGAATTAATGGAGAAATACCTTGGCGGTGAAGAAATCACTAACGAAGAGCTTAAAGCTGCTATTCGTAAAGGTACAGTAAACGTTGAATTCTACCCAGTTATCTGTGGTTCTGCTTTCAAAAACAAGGGTGTTCAAAAAATGCTTGATGCAGTAATCGACTACCTTCCATCTCCACTTGATGTACCTTCTATTAAAGGTACAACACCGGATACAGAAGAAGAGGTTACTCGTCCTTCAAGCGATGATGCACCATTCTCAGCACTTGCATTTAAAGTTATGACCGACCCTTACGTTGGTAAACTTACATTCTTCCGTGTGTATTCCGGTACATTAAACTCTGGTTCATATGTACAGAACTCTACTAAAGGAAAGCGTGAGCGTGTAGGACGTATCCTGCAAATGCATGCGAATTCCCGTGAAGAGATCTCAGTAGTACACGCTGGAGATATCGCTGCTGCTGTAGGTCTTAAAGACACTACTACAGGGGATACTCTATGTGATGAAAAGAATCTTGTTATTCTTGAGTCTATGGAATTCCCAGAGCCGGTTATCTCATTATCTATCGAGCCTAAATCAAAGGCTGACCAAGATAAAATGACAACTGCTCTTCAAAAACTTCAAGAAGAAGATCCTACATTCCGCGCTCATACTGACCAGGAAACTGGACAGGTTATCATCGCGGGTATGGGTGAGCTTCACCTTGATATCCTTGTTGACCGTATGAGACGTGAATTTAAAGTGGAAGCTAACGTAGGTGCTCCTCAGGTTGCATACCGTGAAACTTTCCGCGGTTCAGCTCAGGTTGAAGGTAAATTCGCACGTCAATCCGGTGGACGCGGACAATTCGGTCACGTTTGGATCGAATTTAGTCCTAATGAAGAAGGTAAAGGCTTCGAATTCGAAAACGGAATCGTTGGTGGTGTCGTTCCTCGTGAATACATCCCAGCTGTTCAAGCGGGTCTTGAAGATTCTCTAGATAGAGGAGTACTTGCCGGATTCCCAATGGTAGACATCAAAGCCCGTTTATTTGACGGTTCTTACCATGATGTTGACTCCTCTGAAATGGCGTTTAAGATTGCTGCATCTATGGCACTTAAAAACGCTGCGTCAAAATGTAACCCTGTAATTCTTGAGCCGGTTATGAAGGTTGAAGTCGTAATCCCTGAAGAATACATGGGAGACATCATGGGTGATGTAACTTCACGCCGTGGACGCGTTGAAGGTATGGAAGCTCGCGGTAACGCACAAGTAGTTCGTGCGATGGTTCCACTATCAGAAATGTTTGGATATGCAACTTCATTGCGTTCTAACACGCAAGGACGCGGTACATTCTCAATGCACTTCGACCACTATGAAGAAGTACCAAAATCAATTTCTGAAGAAATCATCAAAAAAAATAAAGGTGAATAA
- the tuf gene encoding elongation factor Tu, whose amino-acid sequence MAKAKFDRSKPHVNIGTIGHVDHGKTTLTAAITTVLSKKGGGEARGYDQIDAAPEERERGITISTAHVEYETENRHYAHVDCPGHADYVKNMITGAAQMDGGILVVSAADGPMPQTREHILLSRQVGVPFLVVFMNKCDMVDDEELLELVEMEVRDLLSEYEFPGDDIPVIKGSALKALEGEAEWEAKIEELMAAVDEYIPTPTRDTDKPFMMPVEDVFSITGRGTVATGRVERGQVKVGDVIEIIGLAEEPKSTTVTGVEMFRKLLDYAEAGDNIGALLRGVAREDIQRGQVLAKPGSITPHTKFKAEVYVLSKEEGGRHTPFFTNYRPQFYFRTTDVTGICNLPEGVEMVMPGDNIEMTVELIAPIAIEEGTKFSIREGGRTVGAGVVATIQE is encoded by the coding sequence ATGGCAAAAGCTAAATTTGACCGTTCAAAACCCCATGTTAACATCGGTACTATCGGACACGTTGACCATGGTAAAACTACTTTAACTGCAGCTATCACAACTGTTCTTTCTAAAAAGGGCGGCGGTGAAGCACGCGGATACGATCAAATCGACGCGGCTCCAGAAGAGCGCGAGCGTGGAATCACAATCTCAACTGCACACGTTGAGTACGAAACTGAAAACCGTCACTATGCACACGTTGACTGCCCAGGTCACGCTGACTATGTTAAAAACATGATCACTGGTGCTGCACAAATGGACGGCGGAATCCTAGTTGTTTCTGCTGCTGACGGCCCAATGCCACAAACTCGTGAGCACATCCTTCTTTCTCGTCAGGTTGGTGTTCCTTTCCTTGTTGTATTCATGAACAAGTGTGACATGGTTGACGACGAAGAACTACTTGAATTAGTAGAAATGGAAGTTCGTGACCTTCTTTCTGAGTACGAATTCCCTGGTGATGACATTCCTGTAATCAAAGGTTCTGCACTTAAAGCTCTTGAAGGAGAAGCTGAGTGGGAAGCTAAAATCGAAGAACTTATGGCAGCTGTTGACGAGTACATCCCAACTCCAACTCGTGACACTGACAAGCCATTCATGATGCCTGTTGAGGATGTATTCTCAATCACTGGCCGTGGTACTGTTGCTACAGGACGTGTTGAGCGTGGACAAGTTAAAGTCGGTGACGTTATCGAAATCATCGGTCTTGCTGAAGAGCCAAAATCAACTACTGTAACTGGTGTAGAAATGTTCCGTAAGCTTCTTGACTATGCTGAAGCTGGAGACAACATTGGTGCCCTTCTTCGTGGTGTTGCGCGTGAAGATATCCAACGTGGACAAGTACTTGCTAAGCCAGGTTCAATCACTCCACACACTAAGTTCAAAGCTGAAGTTTACGTTCTTTCAAAAGAAGAAGGTGGACGTCATACTCCATTCTTCACTAACTACCGTCCTCAGTTCTACTTCCGTACAACTGATGTAACTGGTATCTGTAATCTTCCTGAAGGCGTAGAAATGGTTATGCCTGGAGATAACATCGAAATGACTGTAGAACTAATCGCTCCAATCGCTATCGAAGAAGGTACTAAATTCTCTATCCGTGAGGGTGGACGTACTGTAGGCGCTGGCGTAGTTGCTACAATCCAAGAGTAA
- the rpoC gene encoding DNA-directed RNA polymerase subunit beta' gives MLDVNNFEYMKIGLASPDKIRSWSHGEVKKPETINYRTLKPEKDGLFCERIFGPTKDWECHCGKYKRVRYKGVVCDRCGVEVTRAKVRRERMGHIELAAPVSHIWYFKGIPSRMGLVLDMSPRALEEVIYFASYVVTDPGDTALEKKQLLSEKEYRAYREKYGNKFQASMGAESIKKLLSDIDLNKEVDSLKEELKTAQGQRRTRAIKRLEVLEAFRGSGNEPSWMILDVLPVIPPELRPMVQLDGGRFATSDLNDLYRRVINRNNRLKRLLDLGAPSIIVQNEKRMLQEAVDALIDNGRRGRPVTGPGNRPLKSLSHMLKGKQGRFRQNLLGKRVDYSGRSVIVVGPNLKMYQCGLPKEMALELFKPFVMKELVEKGLAHNIKSAKRKIERVQPEVWDVLESVIKEHPVLLNRAPTLHRLGIQAFEPTLVEGRAIRLHPLVCTAYNADFDGDQMAVHVPLSAEAQAEARLLMLAAQNILNPKDGKPVVTPSQDMVLGNYYLTLERAGAVGEGMIFKDTSEALLAYQNGYVHLHTRVAVHAGSLNNQTFTEVQNKKLLLTTVGKLIFNEILPETFPYINEPTKENLEIETPAKYFVEPATDVAAVIKEMPLVDPFKKKILGNIIAEVFKRFKITETSKMLDRMKNLGFRHSTKAGITVGVADIVVLREKQEIIQEAQSKVDNVMKQFRRGLITEDERYDRVISIWSAAKDNIQAKLMKSLDKSNPIFMMSDSGARGNASNFTQLAGMRGLMANPAGRIIELPIKSSFREGLTVLEYFISTHGARKGLADTALKTADSGYLTRRLVDVAQDVIVRDDDCGTDRGLLIASLKDGTEVIEALEERLIGRYARRNIKHPETNEVIVPENGLITEDIAVEIVSAGIEKVWIRSAFTCNTRHGVCKKCYGRNLATGQEVEVGEAVGIIAAQSIGEPGTQLTMRTFHTGGVAGDDITQGLPRIQEIFEARNPKGQAVISEIDGVVVGLNEGRDRQQEIVVQGEVESKTYTAPYTARLKVAVNDEVVRGQELTEGSIDPKELIKVKDVTAVQEYLLREVQKVYRMQGVEIGDKHIEVMVRQMLRKVRVIDAAETDVLPGTLLDIHQFTDANEKALLAGKMPATGRPVLLGITKASLETDSFLSAASFQETTRVLTDAAIKGKRDELLGLKENVIIGKLVPAGTGMQRYRRAEPYTNEETAEDTVTVE, from the coding sequence TTGCTAGATGTAAACAATTTCGAGTATATGAAAATAGGTCTTGCTTCACCGGATAAGATACGTTCTTGGTCACATGGTGAAGTTAAGAAGCCTGAAACGATTAACTATCGTACATTAAAACCAGAAAAAGACGGTCTATTCTGCGAACGCATTTTCGGACCGACGAAAGACTGGGAATGTCACTGTGGTAAGTATAAGCGTGTTCGATACAAAGGTGTTGTCTGTGATCGATGCGGCGTTGAAGTAACACGTGCGAAAGTCCGCCGTGAAAGAATGGGCCATATTGAACTTGCAGCCCCTGTATCCCACATTTGGTATTTCAAGGGCATCCCAAGCCGTATGGGTCTTGTGCTGGACATGTCTCCGCGTGCACTTGAGGAAGTTATTTACTTCGCTTCTTATGTTGTAACCGATCCTGGCGATACGGCTCTTGAAAAGAAGCAGCTGCTTTCTGAAAAAGAATACCGCGCATACCGTGAAAAGTACGGAAACAAGTTCCAGGCATCCATGGGTGCTGAATCCATTAAGAAGCTTCTTTCTGACATAGATCTCAATAAAGAAGTAGATTCCCTTAAAGAGGAACTTAAAACTGCCCAGGGCCAGCGACGCACTCGTGCAATCAAGCGCCTGGAAGTTCTTGAAGCTTTCCGTGGTTCTGGAAATGAACCGTCCTGGATGATTCTCGACGTTCTTCCGGTTATTCCTCCGGAGCTTCGTCCGATGGTACAGCTGGATGGCGGGCGTTTTGCCACTTCCGACCTAAATGATCTGTACCGCCGTGTAATCAACCGCAACAACCGTTTAAAGCGTTTATTGGACCTTGGTGCTCCAAGTATTATCGTTCAGAACGAAAAGCGTATGCTTCAGGAAGCTGTAGATGCGCTAATTGATAACGGCCGCCGCGGAAGACCGGTAACTGGACCAGGAAACCGCCCATTAAAATCCCTATCACATATGCTGAAAGGGAAACAAGGACGCTTCCGCCAAAACTTGCTTGGTAAGCGTGTTGACTATTCCGGACGTTCGGTTATCGTCGTAGGACCAAACTTAAAAATGTACCAGTGCGGACTACCAAAAGAAATGGCATTGGAATTATTCAAGCCATTCGTTATGAAGGAATTGGTGGAGAAGGGCTTAGCCCACAACATCAAATCTGCAAAACGCAAAATTGAAAGAGTACAGCCGGAAGTTTGGGATGTTCTTGAAAGTGTTATTAAAGAGCACCCTGTATTGCTTAACCGTGCCCCAACTCTTCACAGACTCGGCATTCAGGCATTCGAACCGACATTGGTGGAAGGACGCGCTATTCGTCTTCACCCGCTTGTATGTACTGCTTACAACGCAGACTTTGACGGTGACCAAATGGCAGTTCACGTGCCGCTTTCAGCTGAAGCACAGGCAGAAGCCCGCTTGCTGATGCTGGCAGCACAGAACATCCTGAATCCGAAAGACGGTAAGCCAGTTGTTACTCCTTCTCAGGATATGGTATTAGGTAACTACTACCTGACACTTGAAAGAGCCGGCGCTGTTGGCGAAGGTATGATTTTTAAAGATACAAGCGAAGCGCTGCTTGCTTATCAAAATGGATATGTGCACTTGCATACAAGAGTAGCTGTCCATGCTGGATCCTTAAATAATCAAACTTTCACTGAAGTACAAAATAAAAAGCTATTATTAACTACGGTTGGTAAGCTTATTTTTAACGAAATTCTGCCTGAGACATTCCCTTACATTAACGAGCCTACAAAAGAAAACCTTGAGATTGAAACTCCTGCGAAATATTTTGTAGAGCCTGCTACTGATGTAGCTGCCGTTATCAAGGAAATGCCGCTGGTAGATCCATTTAAGAAAAAAATCCTTGGAAACATTATTGCGGAAGTCTTCAAACGCTTCAAAATTACAGAAACGTCTAAAATGCTTGACCGCATGAAGAACCTTGGATTCAGGCACTCCACAAAAGCCGGTATCACAGTCGGTGTTGCTGATATCGTAGTATTAAGGGAGAAGCAGGAAATTATCCAGGAAGCACAGAGCAAGGTTGATAATGTAATGAAACAGTTCAGACGCGGTCTTATTACCGAAGACGAGCGTTATGATCGTGTTATTTCAATCTGGAGTGCAGCGAAAGATAATATCCAGGCAAAATTAATGAAGTCATTGGATAAATCCAACCCGATCTTCATGATGAGTGACTCCGGTGCCCGTGGTAACGCGTCCAACTTCACTCAGCTAGCGGGTATGCGCGGATTGATGGCCAACCCGGCTGGACGTATCATTGAATTACCGATCAAATCGAGTTTCCGTGAAGGTTTAACAGTACTTGAGTACTTTATTTCCACACACGGTGCCCGTAAAGGTCTTGCCGATACGGCTCTTAAAACAGCTGACTCAGGTTATCTGACTCGCCGTCTTGTTGATGTTGCGCAGGATGTCATCGTACGTGACGACGATTGCGGAACTGACCGCGGCTTGCTTATCGCATCCCTCAAGGATGGCACAGAAGTCATTGAAGCGCTTGAAGAGCGTCTGATTGGCCGTTATGCAAGAAGAAATATCAAGCATCCTGAGACAAATGAAGTGATCGTGCCTGAAAATGGATTGATCACTGAAGATATTGCAGTAGAAATTGTTTCAGCCGGCATTGAAAAAGTATGGATCCGCTCTGCATTCACTTGCAACACCCGCCATGGTGTATGTAAGAAGTGCTACGGCCGTAACTTAGCTACCGGCCAAGAGGTTGAAGTTGGTGAAGCAGTGGGTATTATCGCTGCCCAATCCATCGGTGAACCAGGTACACAGTTAACGATGCGTACCTTCCATACCGGCGGGGTAGCAGGAGACGATATCACTCAAGGTTTACCGCGTATCCAGGAAATTTTCGAAGCGCGTAATCCTAAAGGTCAGGCAGTTATTTCAGAGATCGATGGTGTAGTTGTCGGTCTCAACGAAGGCCGCGACCGTCAGCAGGAGATTGTTGTTCAGGGTGAAGTTGAATCCAAGACCTACACAGCACCTTATACAGCCCGCTTAAAAGTAGCTGTAAACGATGAAGTAGTGCGTGGACAGGAACTGACTGAAGGTTCTATTGACCCTAAAGAGTTAATTAAAGTTAAAGATGTAACAGCTGTTCAAGAATACTTGCTGCGTGAAGTTCAGAAGGTATACCGCATGCAGGGTGTTGAAATCGGCGATAAGCACATCGAGGTAATGGTCCGCCAGATGCTTCGCAAAGTGCGTGTAATCGATGCGGCAGAAACAGATGTGCTTCCAGGTACACTGCTTGATATCCATCAGTTTACAGATGCCAATGAAAAAGCCCTTCTTGCTGGTAAAATGCCTGCAACAGGACGTCCGGTTCTGCTGGGTATCACAAAAGCATCTCTTGAAACAGACTCATTCTTATCAGCAGCATCCTTCCAGGAGACAACAAGAGTTCTTACCGATGCAGCGATCAAAGGCAAGCGCGATGAGCTGCTTGGCCTGAAAGAGAATGTAATTATTGGTAAGCTTGTCCCTGCTGGAACAGGTATGCAGAGATACAGAAGAGCAGAGCCTTATACAAACGAGGAAACTGCTGAAGATACTGTTACTGTAGAATAA
- the rpsG gene encoding 30S ribosomal protein S7, translating into MPRKGPVAKRDVLPDPIYNSKLVSRLINKMMIDGKRGKSQAILYSAFDIISERTGKEPMEVFDQALKNIMPVLEVRARRVGGANYQVPVEVRPDRRTTLGLRWLVNYARLRGEKTMEERLANEILDAANNTGASVKKREDTHKMAEANKAFAHYRW; encoded by the coding sequence ATGCCACGTAAAGGTCCTGTAGCAAAAAGAGACGTATTGCCGGATCCGATTTACAACTCAAAGCTAGTTAGCCGTCTGATCAACAAAATGATGATCGATGGTAAGAGAGGTAAATCTCAAGCAATTCTTTACTCTGCGTTCGATATCATCAGCGAGCGCACTGGCAAAGAACCAATGGAAGTTTTCGATCAGGCGCTTAAAAACATCATGCCTGTACTTGAAGTTAGAGCACGCCGTGTAGGTGGTGCAAACTACCAAGTACCAGTTGAGGTGCGTCCTGACCGCCGTACTACTCTTGGTCTTCGCTGGTTAGTAAACTATGCGCGTCTTCGCGGTGAAAAGACTATGGAAGAGCGTTTAGCTAACGAAATCCTTGATGCAGCTAACAACACTGGTGCATCTGTTAAGAAACGTGAAGATACACACAAAATGGCAGAAGCAAACAAAGCGTTTGCTCACTATCGCTGGTAA
- the rpsL gene encoding 30S ribosomal protein S12 encodes MPTINQLVRKPRQTKSEKSNSPALNKGYNSFKKAQTNVASPQKRGVCTRVGTMTPKKPNSALRKYARVRLTNGIEVNAYIPGIGHNLQEHSVVLIRGGRVKDLPGVRYHIVRGALDTAGVNNRMQGRSKYGAKRPKAAKK; translated from the coding sequence ATGCCTACTATTAATCAATTAGTGCGCAAGCCTCGTCAAACTAAGTCTGAGAAGTCAAACTCACCTGCTCTTAACAAAGGCTACAACAGCTTCAAAAAAGCTCAAACAAATGTAGCTTCACCTCAAAAGCGTGGTGTTTGTACTCGTGTTGGTACAATGACTCCAAAGAAACCGAACTCTGCATTACGTAAATATGCTCGTGTTCGTTTAACAAATGGTATCGAGGTTAATGCTTACATCCCTGGTATCGGGCACAACCTTCAAGAGCACAGTGTTGTTCTTATCCGTGGAGGACGTGTAAAAGACTTACCGGGTGTGCGTTACCACATCGTGCGCGGCGCTTTAGATACTGCTGGTGTTAACAACCGTATGCAAGGCCGTTCTAAATACGGTGCTAAGCGTCCAAAAGCAGCTAAAAAATAA
- a CDS encoding 50S ribosomal protein L7ae-like protein, whose protein sequence is MSYDKVLQAKSIIVGTKQTVKALKLGTIDEVVVASDADPRITAKVVSTANEMNVPIVYVDSMKKLGKACGIEVGAAAVAISI, encoded by the coding sequence ATGTCTTATGATAAAGTATTGCAGGCAAAAAGTATTATTGTAGGAACAAAGCAAACAGTCAAAGCTCTTAAACTGGGAACAATCGATGAAGTCGTAGTCGCCAGTGATGCTGATCCTAGGATTACAGCCAAAGTGGTTAGTACAGCGAATGAGATGAACGTTCCGATTGTGTATGTCGATTCGATGAAAAAACTCGGAAAAGCATGCGGAATCGAAGTTGGGGCAGCAGCTGTTGCCATATCTATTTAA
- the rpsJ gene encoding 30S ribosomal protein S10, translating into MAKQKIRIRLKAYDHRILDQSAEKIVETAKRSGAAVSGPIPLPTEKSIYTILRAVHKYKDSREQFEMRTHKRLIDIVNPTPQTVDSLMRLDLPSGVDIEIKL; encoded by the coding sequence ATGGCAAAACAAAAAATTCGTATTCGTTTAAAAGCGTATGATCACAGAATTCTAGATCAATCAGCAGAAAAGATTGTTGAGACTGCAAAACGTTCTGGTGCGGCTGTTTCAGGTCCGATTCCATTACCAACTGAGAAGTCTATTTACACAATCCTACGTGCGGTTCACAAGTATAAAGACTCTCGTGAACAGTTCGAAATGCGTACGCATAAACGTCTAATCGACATCGTTAACCCAACACCACAAACGGTTGATTCTCTAATGCGTTTAGACTTACCGTCAGGTGTAGATATCGAAATCAAACTTTAA